A window of Methanolobus sediminis contains these coding sequences:
- a CDS encoding DUF3656 domain-containing U32 family peptidase — MLKTPELLAPAGNMESLIAAVENGADAVYLGIQDFSARAYAGNFTIEEFREALDFAHLRGVKVYVTMNTLIKDSEMEKALGLMYTLDELGTDAIIVQDIGLLELAREKVPSLPIHASTQMTIHNTEAVLALKEMGVKRIVLARELSLQEIARIKTETRAEIEAFVHGALCICYSGQCLMSSMIGGRSGNRGYCAQPCRKQYRLRRDGKEIKTEGSYLLSPKDLNTSEILPEIIKAGIDSFKIEGRMKRPEYVAGVVRIYRSLIDRFAEDPDNYFVTDEEKENLEQLFNREFTTGYFEGDPAGDLMSRERPHNQGIVVGKVSGYNNKFKRMEITLTGELEVGDGIGFEGSRDAGTIVRGIYVGNRLEKKADSGDIITINFDQPPKTGTTVYRTLDDSLMKELQASYSSPAPIRKVPVSIKFKAIIGEKLELSISDNENNTSTVISDYTVERSQKRPTTEDDVKKQLAKTGNTVFEVQQIEVDLPDDAFIPIKELNNARTEATTELERIRIEKFRRPAHERSSEILEKETDVGAESEEKKILLSVSVNSSEKFNSALKSGADLVYIDVSLKELQTLEWKVMTELAAEKNIPVYLHTPIIMKDSEFHNVKETIKIAKELGFEGTIAANLGVLEIARTAGLKILTDSSLNVFNKHSLHALEEKGADAVTLSTEMNLGQIIDIAKYGDCEYIAHGQIQIMESEHCLIGGVLGEKDENGFNCGSQCKSGNFEIIDEKGFEFPIKTDSQCRTHIFNSRELCLLDDIPQLIKAGLSRLRIDARNMDDYNVGMVTRAYRANIDAYYSGDTRHIWQGSDVSEFHTRGHYHRGVQ; from the coding sequence ATGCTTAAAACTCCCGAACTTTTAGCTCCTGCTGGAAACATGGAATCACTGATAGCTGCCGTTGAAAATGGAGCAGATGCAGTGTATCTTGGTATTCAGGATTTCAGTGCCAGGGCATATGCAGGAAATTTCACCATAGAGGAATTCAGGGAAGCACTTGACTTTGCACATCTTAGAGGTGTAAAGGTCTATGTTACCATGAACACACTCATCAAGGATAGTGAGATGGAAAAAGCACTTGGGCTCATGTATACCCTTGATGAACTTGGAACCGATGCCATCATTGTGCAGGATATAGGACTTCTGGAACTTGCAAGAGAGAAAGTCCCGTCACTTCCGATCCATGCAAGCACACAGATGACGATTCACAATACAGAAGCTGTGCTGGCCCTGAAAGAAATGGGAGTTAAGAGAATTGTACTTGCAAGGGAACTCTCACTTCAGGAGATTGCAAGGATAAAAACTGAAACCCGAGCAGAGATTGAAGCGTTTGTACACGGTGCACTCTGCATCTGTTACTCAGGCCAGTGTCTTATGAGCAGCATGATAGGCGGCAGAAGCGGTAACCGGGGATATTGCGCCCAGCCATGCCGTAAGCAATACAGGTTACGAAGGGATGGAAAAGAGATAAAAACAGAAGGGAGCTACCTTCTGAGTCCTAAAGACCTGAACACATCTGAGATTTTGCCTGAAATCATTAAAGCGGGAATAGATTCATTCAAGATCGAGGGCAGGATGAAACGCCCGGAATATGTTGCAGGTGTTGTAAGGATATATCGCAGTCTTATTGACAGGTTTGCAGAAGACCCTGATAACTATTTTGTAACCGATGAAGAAAAAGAGAATCTGGAACAGTTATTCAACCGGGAGTTCACCACCGGATACTTCGAGGGTGATCCTGCTGGGGACCTGATGAGCCGGGAAAGACCTCATAACCAGGGAATTGTGGTTGGAAAGGTCAGCGGATACAATAATAAGTTTAAAAGAATGGAGATCACGCTTACAGGCGAGCTTGAAGTCGGCGATGGGATTGGTTTTGAAGGCAGCAGGGATGCCGGTACAATAGTAAGAGGAATCTACGTTGGAAACCGACTGGAAAAGAAAGCGGACAGCGGAGATATTATAACTATCAATTTTGACCAGCCTCCTAAAACCGGTACAACTGTTTACAGAACACTTGATGATTCCCTGATGAAAGAATTGCAGGCTTCCTACAGTTCTCCTGCTCCAATACGTAAGGTTCCGGTTTCTATCAAATTTAAAGCAATCATCGGAGAGAAACTCGAGCTCTCAATTTCTGATAATGAAAATAACACATCAACTGTTATTTCTGACTACACTGTTGAAAGATCACAGAAAAGACCCACAACAGAAGATGATGTGAAAAAGCAGCTTGCAAAGACCGGAAACACAGTTTTTGAAGTTCAGCAAATTGAAGTTGATCTGCCGGATGATGCATTCATTCCGATTAAAGAACTGAACAATGCGAGGACCGAAGCTACTACTGAACTTGAAAGGATTAGAATCGAAAAGTTCAGAAGGCCAGCACATGAAAGAAGTTCTGAAATTCTAGAAAAGGAAACAGATGTTGGTGCTGAAAGTGAGGAGAAAAAAATACTGCTTTCAGTTAGTGTCAATAGTTCGGAAAAGTTCAATTCTGCATTGAAAAGTGGAGCAGATCTTGTTTACATTGACGTATCATTAAAAGAGCTTCAAACTCTGGAATGGAAAGTAATGACAGAGCTTGCAGCTGAAAAGAATATTCCTGTATATTTACACACTCCAATCATTATGAAAGACTCTGAATTCCATAATGTGAAAGAAACAATTAAGATTGCAAAGGAACTGGGATTTGAAGGAACTATTGCAGCCAATCTCGGCGTCCTTGAAATTGCACGCACTGCAGGTCTTAAAATACTGACTGACAGTTCCCTGAATGTGTTCAATAAACACAGTCTTCATGCACTTGAAGAAAAAGGTGCTGATGCTGTTACACTCTCAACTGAAATGAATCTTGGACAAATAATTGATATTGCAAAATATGGTGATTGCGAATATATTGCACATGGTCAGATTCAGATCATGGAATCTGAACACTGTCTCATCGGCGGTGTTCTTGGAGAGAAAGATGAGAATGGTTTTAACTGTGGATCCCAGTGTAAGAGTGGCAATTTTGAGATAATCGATGAAAAAGGATTTGAATTCCCAATCAAGACCGATTCACAATGTAGAACCCATATATTCAATTCAAGAGAACTCTGCCTGCTGGATGATATTCCCCAGCTTATCAAAGCAGGTCTTTCCAGACTCAGGATAGACGCCAGAAACATGGATGATTACAATGTTGGTATGGTCACTAGAGCATACAGAGCCAATATCGATGCATACTACTCAGGTGACACCAGGCATATATGGCAGGGAAGTGATGTCAGCGAGTTCCACACCAGAGGACATTATCATAGAGGTGTGCAATGA
- a CDS encoding C15orf41 family protein: MRMDIETYNKIYESLESVDDVKNVSRQFSQPIGTIHSILNQKTVTKVKRNFSRVKSKSPRHLKQWRKGKSIIEIAKKNDIPATLMVSMLLKEMGIPKKGFIRNLEDQPDGRLKREVIAATESDFFFSPKAHALHAEKGEMGESILSEWLDEHEITYRSENDLREEGFSKTPDFLLDSEIVIDGIDIFWIESKALFGDEKEHDYYIKKQFREYEEKYGTGMIVYWYGYIDTLSYNGNLIKDYRFFDKNRDTIEELLNFKTYW, translated from the coding sequence ATGAGAATGGATATTGAGACTTATAATAAGATATATGAGAGCCTTGAGAGCGTAGATGACGTGAAGAATGTATCCCGGCAGTTCTCACAGCCTATAGGTACCATCCATTCAATATTGAACCAGAAAACTGTCACAAAGGTAAAGAGAAATTTCTCCAGGGTAAAGAGTAAGTCCCCAAGGCATCTGAAGCAATGGAGGAAAGGAAAAAGTATCATTGAGATAGCAAAAAAGAATGATATTCCTGCAACTCTTATGGTTTCCATGCTGCTCAAGGAAATGGGTATTCCTAAAAAGGGTTTTATCAGGAATCTTGAAGATCAGCCTGACGGGCGTCTGAAAAGAGAAGTAATTGCAGCTACGGAATCTGATTTCTTCTTCTCTCCGAAAGCTCATGCTCTTCATGCAGAGAAAGGTGAAATGGGAGAATCCATTCTTTCTGAGTGGCTTGATGAGCACGAAATTACATACAGGTCAGAAAATGACCTGAGGGAAGAGGGTTTTTCAAAGACTCCGGATTTTCTGCTGGACTCAGAGATCGTGATAGATGGTATCGATATTTTCTGGATAGAAAGCAAGGCTCTTTTTGGTGATGAAAAAGAGCATGACTACTATATTAAAAAGCAGTTCAGGGAATACGAAGAGAAATACGGTACCGGTATGATCGTTTACTGGTATGGTTATATAGATACTCTTAGTTACAATGGGAATCTGATAAAAGATTACAGGTTCTTTGATAAGAACCGTGATACGATAGAAGAACTACTGAACTTCAAGACATACTGGTAA
- a CDS encoding nucleoside 2-deoxyribosyltransferase: protein MLSTYMEMCNYLQDSGHEVLSWHVADPELEKTESLLSEEEIYIRDMEFLEKSECVIAEVSTPSIGVGYEICSALQRGIPVMCLNVPEANVSAMLLGDKRIICKEYHNINEMKEEISKFLSDANKL, encoded by the coding sequence ATGCTATCCACTTACATGGAGATGTGTAATTATCTTCAGGACAGCGGCCATGAAGTTCTGAGCTGGCATGTTGCGGACCCTGAACTTGAAAAAACAGAATCACTGCTTTCCGAAGAAGAGATATACATCAGGGACATGGAATTTCTTGAAAAGAGCGAATGTGTGATAGCAGAGGTCAGCACACCTTCAATTGGCGTTGGTTATGAGATTTGCAGTGCGCTTCAGAGAGGGATTCCGGTTATGTGTCTGAATGTTCCTGAAGCTAATGTATCTGCAATGCTTCTTGGTGATAAGAGAATAATCTGTAAAGAATATCACAATATTAATGAAATGAAAGAAGAGATTAGTAAATTCCTGAGTGATGCAAACAAACTCTAA
- a CDS encoding pro-sigmaK processing inhibitor BofA family protein translates to MVTEIVFLIVAIIAAIILWKVLKTVKNMAINTVLGLVVLVVANLVLGLNIAYTWVVILVCAIAGVFGALLIIVLNYFGIAF, encoded by the coding sequence ATGGTAACCGAAATAGTATTTCTTATAGTAGCTATCATTGCTGCAATAATTCTCTGGAAAGTACTGAAAACCGTCAAGAACATGGCGATTAACACTGTTTTAGGACTCGTGGTGCTGGTTGTTGCAAACCTGGTGCTCGGCCTGAATATCGCATATACCTGGGTTGTGATCCTTGTATGTGCAATTGCAGGAGTGTTTGGTGCACTTCTTATAATTGTGCTGAACTACTTTGGAATAGCATTCTAA
- a CDS encoding endonuclease III domain-containing protein encodes MTAGILCRVYDLLLDELGPQYWWPADTAFEVVIGAMLTQQTKWTNVEKAIEGLKDHGLLEIEPLAEADTELIEELVRCCGFYRQKASRLKGIAAFFAENGMDNVFSLPVMELRKNILSIKGVGNETADSIVLYAANKPKFVIDAYTTRMMKCIGIEGDYLQLQQRFEAELPENVDIYKEYHALIVEYSKAYCGKKRCNECILKDLNENGY; translated from the coding sequence ATGACGGCTGGAATACTTTGCAGGGTATATGATCTGCTTCTTGATGAACTCGGACCCCAATACTGGTGGCCTGCTGATACGGCATTTGAAGTTGTTATCGGGGCCATGCTCACGCAGCAGACAAAGTGGACCAATGTGGAAAAGGCCATTGAGGGCCTGAAGGATCATGGTCTTCTGGAAATAGAGCCTCTTGCTGAAGCTGACACTGAGCTTATTGAAGAACTTGTGAGATGCTGTGGTTTCTACCGGCAAAAAGCTTCCAGGTTAAAGGGAATAGCGGCTTTTTTTGCAGAAAACGGTATGGATAATGTTTTTTCCCTTCCTGTGATGGAACTCAGGAAAAACATATTGTCTATTAAAGGAGTTGGCAACGAAACTGCCGACAGCATTGTTCTTTATGCTGCCAACAAACCCAAATTCGTCATAGATGCGTACACGACCCGCATGATGAAATGTATTGGCATAGAGGGCGACTATCTGCAATTACAGCAGAGATTTGAAGCAGAACTTCCCGAAAACGTAGATATCTATAAGGAATACCACGCCCTCATAGTTGAATATTCAAAAGCCTATTGTGGCAAAAAAAGATGTAATGAATGTATTCTGAAGGATTTGAATGAGAATGGATATTGA
- the lysS gene encoding lysine--tRNA ligase, whose protein sequence is MADITHWADVIADEVLAKGKKHLVATGITPSGHIHIGNMREVVTADVAFRALEDKGADVEFIYIADTYDPLRKVYPFLDDSYAPHVGKPLSEIPCPCGEHKNYSEHFLEPFLAALEHLGIHPTVYRADELYKEGVYVEAIKQALVKKDEIAAILQKKSGKTPVDTWSPFNPICNECGKVNTTIVTGFDLDAETVNYECSCGSKGTVSMKGGGKLTWRVDWPARWKALGVTVEPFGKDHASRGGSYDTGVDITRDIFGYEAPHPIVYEWIMLGQKGAMSSSTGVVVSIADMLKVVPPEVLRYLIIRTKPEKHIRFDPALPLLTLVDEFERLQTSENATSYDKRMIELSHAAGLCHTDIPFKHMTTIYQVAAGDFDKIMNIVKRAGYDTSSEKCIRELVDNVGNWLEMYAPDNAKFSVQEELPVSTSQLNDLQRAFLSSFSDILDKSGELNGEDYHNLVYSAKEAGSELNTMIAGALNVDAASLEVNPKELFKAIYVSVLGQPSGPKAGWFLSSLEKDFLAMRFKEAAEYKP, encoded by the coding sequence ATGGCAGATATTACACATTGGGCAGATGTCATCGCAGACGAGGTGCTGGCAAAAGGCAAAAAGCACCTGGTTGCAACAGGCATCACACCCTCAGGTCACATTCATATTGGTAACATGCGCGAGGTCGTAACTGCAGATGTAGCATTCAGGGCTCTTGAAGATAAAGGCGCTGATGTTGAATTCATCTACATTGCAGACACATACGACCCATTAAGAAAGGTCTATCCTTTCCTTGACGATAGTTATGCGCCCCACGTTGGCAAACCACTTTCTGAGATTCCATGCCCATGCGGCGAACATAAGAATTATTCCGAGCACTTCCTTGAGCCATTCCTTGCAGCTCTTGAACACCTGGGAATCCATCCAACTGTTTACAGGGCAGATGAACTTTACAAGGAAGGTGTCTATGTAGAAGCTATCAAGCAGGCTCTTGTGAAAAAGGATGAGATTGCAGCGATCTTGCAGAAGAAATCCGGCAAGACCCCTGTAGATACATGGAGCCCGTTCAACCCGATATGCAATGAATGTGGAAAGGTAAACACCACCATTGTGACTGGTTTTGATCTTGATGCTGAAACAGTGAACTATGAATGTTCATGCGGAAGCAAGGGTACAGTCTCAATGAAGGGCGGCGGAAAACTGACGTGGCGTGTTGACTGGCCGGCAAGGTGGAAGGCTCTTGGTGTTACGGTTGAACCATTCGGTAAGGACCACGCTTCAAGAGGCGGTTCATATGACACCGGCGTTGATATTACCAGGGATATTTTCGGCTATGAAGCACCACATCCAATAGTCTATGAATGGATCATGCTTGGTCAGAAAGGTGCAATGTCATCATCAACAGGTGTTGTTGTTTCAATTGCAGATATGCTCAAGGTGGTGCCACCTGAGGTACTGCGCTACCTTATCATCCGTACAAAGCCTGAAAAGCACATCAGATTCGATCCTGCTTTGCCACTTCTCACACTTGTGGATGAGTTTGAGCGCCTTCAAACAAGTGAAAATGCTACATCCTATGATAAGAGGATGATCGAGCTTTCACATGCAGCAGGGCTCTGCCACACTGACATTCCGTTCAAGCACATGACAACGATCTACCAGGTTGCTGCAGGTGACTTTGATAAGATAATGAATATCGTGAAGAGAGCAGGATACGACACCAGCAGCGAGAAATGCATACGTGAGCTTGTTGACAATGTTGGAAACTGGCTTGAGATGTACGCTCCTGACAATGCAAAGTTCAGTGTCCAGGAAGAGCTTCCTGTAAGTACTTCACAGCTCAATGATCTTCAGAGAGCTTTCCTCAGTTCCTTCTCAGACATACTGGACAAGAGCGGTGAGCTCAACGGTGAGGACTACCACAACCTTGTATATTCTGCAAAAGAAGCAGGTTCCGAACTCAATACAATGATCGCTGGTGCACTCAATGTGGATGCAGCTTCACTTGAAGTAAATCCAAAGGAACTTTTCAAGGCAATATATGTCTCAGTACTCGGACAACCTTCAGGTCCAAAAGCAGGTTGGTTCCTTTCCTCACTTGAAAAGGACTTCCTTGCAATGCGCTTTAAGGAAGCAGCAGAGTATAAGCCCTGA
- a CDS encoding class I SAM-dependent methyltransferase — MANSSFPGNDLQGKSHFLAWDEEYKHVTWGGPRSISMLEGLISSSSLVLDLGCGNGRFLLPLSRKYNTIGTDVSATAVRRAREYLSKSNVGSDKRAECLASSITSIPFSDNSFDAILCLGVLQHLLEDERKQAISEIKRVMKSGAIFVLEVFGTEDMRYGGESVEKDTFIRKNGIIYHYFTRDELESLLEGFEILEMKDLVSEKKYHGELHRRHQIRVITRL; from the coding sequence ATGGCAAACAGTTCATTCCCGGGCAATGACCTTCAGGGCAAGTCCCATTTCCTTGCCTGGGATGAAGAATACAAACATGTGACCTGGGGGGGTCCCAGGTCGATATCTATGCTGGAGGGATTAATCTCTTCCAGTTCACTTGTTCTTGACCTTGGCTGCGGGAATGGCAGGTTCCTTTTACCACTTTCCCGTAAGTACAATACAATCGGTACTGATGTTTCAGCAACTGCAGTCAGAAGAGCCAGAGAGTATCTTTCAAAAAGCAATGTTGGAAGCGATAAAAGAGCCGAATGCCTTGCTTCGAGTATAACATCAATTCCTTTTTCTGATAATTCATTTGACGCAATCCTGTGTCTTGGAGTTTTGCAGCACTTGCTGGAAGATGAAAGAAAGCAGGCAATTTCTGAGATTAAAAGGGTGATGAAAAGCGGTGCGATTTTTGTGCTGGAAGTTTTCGGAACTGAGGATATGAGATACGGTGGCGAGTCTGTGGAAAAAGATACTTTCATCAGAAAAAATGGTATCATATACCACTATTTTACACGTGATGAACTGGAATCACTGCTTGAAGGATTTGAAATCTTAGAAATGAAAGACCTGGTATCAGAAAAAAAGTATCATGGCGAACTTCACAGGCGCCATCAGATAAGGGTAATTACACGTCTTTAG